The following proteins are co-located in the Tiliqua scincoides isolate rTilSci1 chromosome 8, rTilSci1.hap2, whole genome shotgun sequence genome:
- the CIB1 gene encoding calcium and integrin-binding protein 1 has product MGGSGSRLPRDLLGEYQELTFLTKQEILLAHRRFSELLPKEERDQAVTTRVPKSKILMLPELRANPFRHRICQVFSTAEDGEGSLSFEDFLDMLSVFSDSATPEIKSHYAFRIFDFDDDGTLDKKDLEQLVNCLTGDREESRLSPVEMSQLIQNILEESDIDKDGTINLSEFQHIISRSPDFTSSFKIVL; this is encoded by the exons ATGGGGGGCTCGGGCAGCCGCCTGCCCCGCGATCTCCTGGGCGAGTACCAG GAACTGACCTTCCTGACCAAGCAGGAGATCCTGCT GGCCCACAGACGGTTCAGTGAACTACTGCCCAAGGAGGAGCGGGACCAGGCGGTCACCACCAGGGTCCCCAAGAGCAAGATCCTGATGCTGCCAGAACTTCGG GCAAACCCCTTCCGACACCGGATCTGCCAGGTCTTCTCTACAGCCGAGGATGGAGAGGGTAGCTTGTCCTTTGAGGACTTCCTGGATATGCTGAGTGTCTTCAGTGACTCAGCCACACCAGAGATCAAGTCCCACTATGCCTTCCGCATCTTTG ACTTTGATGATGATGGAACTCTGGACAAGAAGGATTTGGAGCAGCTGGTGAACTGCCTGACTGGGGACAGAGAAGAGAGCCGGCTCAGCCCCGTGGAGATGAGCCAACTGATCCAGAAC ATCCTGGAGGAGTCGGATATAGACAAAGACGGGACCATCAACCTCTCTGAATTTCAGCACATCATTTCCCGCTCCCCCGACTTCACCAG TTCCTTCAAAATTGTGCTGTGA
- the GDPGP1 gene encoding GDP-D-glucose phosphorylase 1, protein MAQGPPPGPGGAEVFAYRAGDLVLRGVAWPAGGPSRFDRALRAGWEDRLSRGLFRYRLGALQTRVLPGRVGFVAQLNPQRGSERRRPQDIRSVRQGFDPRQFSFREIRPEEVLFRLAGAGAGGVLVVINVSPLEFGHVLLVPEPALALPQVLTPEALGAGLEAVLLSAHPGFRVGFNSLGAFASVNHLHLHGFYLDWELLVETAPCKPLLPGRHFHLLQEGPAPAFLFYSQGRRTAELARSVCRLTDHLVRREVAHNLFVTRGAAPEGPLRSRARPGIRVLLWARRPCFGVKEEAAFNVALCELAGHLPVKTARDFEALTEASAIRAIQEHLLPPLQFAQLQQELVALLQEEPAPQ, encoded by the coding sequence ATGGCCCAGGGCCCCCCGCCGGGGCCCGGCGGCGCCGAGGTCTTCGCCTACCGCGCGGGGGACCTGGTGCTGCGGGGCGTGGCGTGGCCCGCGGGCGGGCCGTCCCGCTTCGACCGAGCCCTGCGGGCGGGCTGGGAGGACAGGCTGAGCCGGGGCCTCTTCCGCTATCGCCTGGGGGCTCTGCAGACGCGGGTCCTGCCGGGGCGCGTCGGATTCGTGGCGCAGCTGAACCCGCAGCGGGGGTCGGAGAGGAGGCGGCCCCAGGACATCCGGAGCGTCCGGCAGGGCTTCGACCCGCGGCAGTTCAGTTTCCGCGAGATCCGGCCCGAGGAGGTTCTCTTCCGCCTGGCCGGCGCCGGTGCCGGCGGCGTCCTCGTTGTGATCAACGTCAGCCCGCTGGAGTTCGGGCACGTGCTCCTGGTCCCCGAGCCCGCGCTCGCCCTGCCCCAGGTCCTCACGCCGGAGGCCCTCGGCGCCGGCCTGGAGGCCGTCCTGCTCAGCGCCCACCCCGGCTTCCGCGTGGGCTTCAACAGCCTGGGGGCCTTCGCCTCCGTCAACCACCTGCACCTGCACGGGTTCTACCTGGACTGGGAGCTGCTGGTCGAGACCGCCCCCTGCAAGCCTCTCCTGCCCGGGAGGCACTTCCACCTGCTGCAGGAGGGCCCGGCCCCCGCCTTCCTCTTCTACAGCCAGGGGCGGCGGACCGCGGAGCTGGCGCGCAGCGTTTGCCGCCTCACCGACCACCTGGTCCGGAGGGAGGTCGCGCACAACCTGTTCGTCACTCGGGGCGCCGCGCCCGAGGGCCCCCTGCGCTCCAGGGCGCGGCCTGGAATCCGCGTCCTCCTCTGGGCCAGGAGACCCTGCTTCGGGGTcaaggaagaggctgccttcaaCGTGGCCCTCTGCGAGCTGGCCGGGCACCTGCCCGTCAAAACTGCGCGGGACTTTGAGGCGCTCACGGAAGCATCGGCCATTCGCGCCATCCAGGAACACCTGCTCCCCCCGCTCCAGTTCGCCCAGCTCCAGCAGGAGCTGGTGGCGCTGCTCCAAGAAGAGCCAGCCCCGCAGTGA